Genomic DNA from Gossypium hirsutum isolate 1008001.06 chromosome A01, Gossypium_hirsutum_v2.1, whole genome shotgun sequence:
ttctgagatagtaaggtTTCACGGagtaccattgtcgattattttggacagagacccgaggttcacttcgagattctggaagaagttacaagaagccttgggtacaaagttgagctttagtacagcttttcaccctcagaccgatggtcaatctgagcggatgattcagattctcgaggacatgttgcgatgttgcatccttgaatttcagggtagttgggaaaaatacctgccattggtagaatttgcctacaataacagtttccaaacaagtttaaggatggcaccttatgaggccttgtatggtaggaagtgtcgaactccattgtactggacagaactcaaggaaaatcaaattcatggagttgatctgattaaagaaaccgaagaaaaagttaaagtgatacagGATTGTTGGAAAGCGGCATCAGATAAgcaaaagtcatatgctaatttgaaaagaaaggaaattaagtttcaagttggagatagagtattcttgaaagtatctccatggaaaaagatattgagatttggtcgaaaaggtaaactgagtccacgatttatcggaccgtacaaGATTACCGAAAGAattggaccgttagcctatcgtttggcgttgccacccgaactggaaaagattcacaatgtgttccatgtatccatgttaaggaggCACAGATCAAACCCCTCTCATGTAAATTCACCGATGGAGATTGAAgttcgaccggacatgacctatggagaagaaccggttaagatattggctcgcgaAGTTAAACAGTTCAGAAATACagatgtggctcttgtaaaagttttatggcatcggcatggtgttgaagaagctacatgagagccggaagaaaccatgagaaaccaatatccgaatctattttttggcaagactttcgaggacgaaagtccctaaggggggagaaatgtaacatcccgaaatagggcctagtcggaatagtggttttaggaccacaaatctgacatcaaaatatttattttatgactattatgacgcctagaatatgagtatatgcatgtgtaaaagtttcatgaagaaattttaagtataaggtgtccaattggaaatcagggactaaattgaataaattgcaaaacttggtttctagaagcaattcgtatgaaattgctttagattatgaattataaGGTCTTGGAGAGAAAATTGCCcgaattctaaatttttggacaaaaatgggcttgcatggatgaaattttaaagaaagggcataagggcattttggtcatttgtcattttaatgaattaaaatgggaaaaatcaagccaaaatcagccattttatTCTCCATGGCTACCTAAAATTGAAGAGACAccgtagctagggttttcaagctttccaaactcaatagtaagtgctcccaagccccgtttttaatgttctttgtatttttgaaatcccggtagcttactctctccatttctacccatatttcatgctagggttcatgtttaaaaatttacccatgcatgatttggttgtattttgatggattgtggaggaatatgaaagattaatgtgtgttaaacatctttctctagttgattttcatgagaaacccttatagggaccattttgcaaaagatgtaaatgtgtggtagaaatgagaaaataatggataatgcgGGCTATCATAAGAGATAAaaatgttcggttaggcttgggtgaGATagtaattgcatgtgtttcattatatgagcctagggactaaatcgtaaaaatgtctaaggttaggggcaaaacggtcatttagaCCGAGGATGAGAATTAGACTTCAAATTtgtaatgtagtgtattaatgagttaattttgttgatatagaccccgaggaacaaattttggaggtcgatcgaggtaaacgcaaggtttcggaataatcgaAACATAACtctgaaaagaataccaggtaagttcggataacttaaagtaaacccttaatatgtataattgcatGACTTATGAATGCATGAAATTTGCATTTATTGATAGTATGAAGAtgtatgaaatgcatctttgataaTAAATTGCTGATAACCGTCTCaattgaggttaaaaagggaattcgatggataaaccatgttttacatgtggaatgagatcctgcatgtgttgtagtaaggatttagcccagacgggtaatctgtgatctcaagtatgaaaaggaatctagcccgaatgggtgttccttgaatgatcaagcctcccgaagaatatgtgtgcactatggatttagctcggacgggtaatccaattagggtctaaatttagcctgcactggtaattcagatccgagctcattaagggtgtttgtcactataagggatttagcctggaccgaTAATCCTGACATCATTttacgagttcatgatatggggaatttagcctggactggtaattcctcCTTGaaatgtgaggttcacgggagtgcatatatgtaaaATGATCATTCGTGAGAATTGATGGATactgggtattccatcgagatttcttagaaactcaacggggttaatatgatgtatgctaataagatgatgaatgatgaactcatctatataaattacatgatgtttCGTTaagtgactaactcattgattgagtgcatgtgataggaaatcattttataatagaTGATTCCATGATTTAAGTATGGAtctatgctaattactcggtaagtttactttccggttattcgagcttactaagcatgtaaatgcttacccctctctttttccctgtctcacagagctcaaggactcatAAGAACTAGAAGatggttggagagtcaacacactatcaactagtcaagcttgggtataaagacatttctattttgttaatggcatgtatagggatttgagtattttgttatatgtgtcatttgatttgccaagtaAAGGCATATAAAagtatgtttatctctttgtatatggccatgaaaattcgCGTAATTGAAGTAGGccatgacctacgaatttatgcatAGTTTTAGTAacaagtgatgggtcgttaccaattggTAATGAGTCAattgaacgagccaatttcggatgaattaaagtgacatgggaacccataaacactaaatgggaaataacctatcatgtaggaaaccaatgatatgaggtttccatacaatgagttttattaagattatttacaagtgtaaaatcatgttttctctcaaacttggtaattTCTAAGCATAATAGGTAGAAAGAGGTGAcactagatgggaaataacctatcatgtaggacacacgggcgtgtatctaggccgtgtgtgacacacgattccCTCCTATAGTTGTGTgttatggtcgtgtgtcccctgcatttaaaattttagttcaaattcGTACacaggtaggccacacgggcgtgtgccatggccgtgttaaaatgacaattttgcccATGGGCATTCAGCACGGGCCTGTTCCATGGccatgttgataagtcagtgttgcccacggttgaaTGGCATGGGCGTACCCCATGATACACGACCGTgggagtccacacggcccacctacacgggcatgtgtccctttatgttaaggaaaatgtTCTGAGGAGACCAAGGGAAATTGAACGTGCCCGAATTTGTCCCACATTGCCTTCCGATATGTTATAGGtttcgaaggcctatacaagggatgagatgttcatgattgaaatgatttaaattcaaatgaaattttgtgacccgagGTAGtgtactgaaagtgtaaagttccggtaatgcctcaagccctgtccggtgttggatacgggttaggggtgttacatcgccACCATATTGGCTTTACCcagatgatactctatcgtgcacTCGTAGTCCTCAAGCAGCCCAATCTATCGATGCTGTCTAAGACCCAACTCCTTCTAAGTaaagagatacttgaggcttttgtgatctgtgtagatgatacacctctcaccatacagatagtgcctccataTTTTTAGTGCAAAGACTACAATagccaactcgagatcatgcATCAGATAGTTCCCCTCGTGAGTCTTAAGATGATGGGATGCAGAAGCCACAACCCTACCattttgcatcaacacacatcccaaaccgatatgtaatgcatcactgtacactacAAACTCCTTTCCAGATTCAGTCTGTATCAAGATAGGAGCCTGTGTCAGAACAAACTTGAGTTTCTCAAAGCGTTCTTGCTATGCATCAGTTCAGACAGGAACACCCTTACACAAAAACTTAATAAGAGGAGTTGTAATCAAAGAGAACCCCTCGACAAACCGACAATAATGTCCCTCCAAACCCAAAATTCTACGGATCTCAGATACATTCTTAGGCTATTTCCAATCtagcacagcctcaatcttttgaGGATCAACAAGAATctcctcagcagaaaccacatgccccagaaaagttacctctcgtaaccagaattcacacctACTCAACTTAGTGTAGACCTGCTTTTCTCAGAGTATTTGAAGCACTATTTTAATATGCTCATCATGCTTATCCTTAGTCTTAAAGTATACCACAATATCGTTGATGAAGACCACGATGAACTAATCCAAATAAGGCTAAAACAtacggttcatcagatccatgaatgcagtCAGAGCATTCGTCAAATCAAAATGCATAACTAGGAACTTgtaatgcccataacgagtcctaaatgcagtcttatgtacattagcctccttaaccctcaactgatgatacccagaatgcAGATCGATCTTCGAAAACACAGAGGCCCCACTGAACTGAAcaaacaagtcgtcaatcctCGGAactggatacttgttcttcatggTTAACTTATTcagctgtcgataatcaatacacatcctaatggtcccatccttcttcttaacaaatagaaccgGTGCTCCCCTGTagacacactagggcagatgaaACCACGGTCCAACAACTCTTGTAGTTGAGCCTTAAGTTTCGCAAGCTCTTTTGGTGTCATTCGATAGAGAGTGATGGACATCGGAGTTGTACCCGgaagaagctcaatcccaaacttcACTTCTCGACTAGGAGGTAAtctcggtaactcttcaggaaagacATCTGAAAAATCCCTTACAGTTCTGATATCACCAACAAATGAGTCCCCAGAACCAgaaacacttacataggccaagTACACCTCACACCCTTTCCGGACCAGTTTCTCAACTACAAGCACGGAGATCACGTTAGACAAATAATCCCAACGCTCTCTAATCAGAATCACCTCTTCATCTTCCTCAGTTCTCAGAACAGCCCTTTT
This window encodes:
- the LOC107917387 gene encoding uncharacterized protein, with translation MGRRHRALGRGASQTEVRQPALLYVARHQEDRVSPDIITSAFLIFDVPYLALIDIGSTHSYIASNASENLGILVESTISEDIILSLLGQFVQVRKLYRDVPLVVQGTIFLVDLMELLFGEFDIVLVMGWLVKHRVSLDCATKRAVLRTEEDEEVILIRERWDYLSNVISVLVVEKLVRKGCEVYLAYVSVSGSGDSFVGDIRTVRDFSDVFPEELPRLPPSREVKFGIELLPGTTPMSITLYRMTPKELAKLKAQLQELLDRGFICPSVSTGEHRLNLERSL